A window of candidate division KSB1 bacterium contains these coding sequences:
- a CDS encoding glycine betaine ABC transporter substrate-binding protein, which translates to MNRLLRSTLLAALLVVFVIGGLMINGCTQQAAGEKTANLVYVNWAEGVAYTNLAKVVLEDKMGYEVNITAADVGPAYTSVAQGDQDAFMETWLPVLHADYVEQYKDQIVDLGHVYEGTQSGLVVPSYVTIDKISEMNDHVDKFDGKITGIDAGAGVMKTTEKLIDEYGLDFELVSSSGPAMTAALQEAIADEEWIVVTGWKPHWKFGRWDLKFLEQDEDKMMWKSGNIHIKGRLNIESDKPELAQFLRNMFFTDAQLADLMLQVKESDATEEEVARKWMAENEDLISSWIPE; encoded by the coding sequence ATGAATCGTTTACTTCGCAGTACATTATTAGCAGCGCTCTTGGTCGTTTTCGTTATTGGTGGTCTGATGATCAATGGTTGTACACAACAGGCCGCCGGTGAAAAAACGGCAAACCTGGTTTATGTAAACTGGGCAGAAGGTGTAGCATACACAAATCTTGCCAAAGTCGTTCTGGAAGACAAAATGGGTTATGAGGTGAATATCACAGCCGCAGATGTCGGCCCTGCTTATACTTCGGTTGCACAGGGTGATCAGGATGCCTTTATGGAAACCTGGCTGCCGGTACTGCATGCCGACTATGTTGAACAATACAAAGACCAAATCGTTGACCTCGGTCATGTTTATGAAGGTACCCAGAGTGGTCTGGTCGTTCCTTCTTATGTCACGATCGATAAAATCAGTGAAATGAATGATCACGTTGATAAATTCGACGGCAAAATCACCGGTATCGACGCTGGCGCCGGCGTTATGAAAACAACGGAAAAGCTGATCGATGAATACGGCCTGGACTTTGAACTGGTTTCTTCAAGCGGTCCGGCCATGACCGCAGCGCTGCAGGAAGCCATTGCCGATGAAGAATGGATCGTGGTAACCGGATGGAAACCGCATTGGAAATTCGGTCGCTGGGACCTGAAATTCCTGGAACAGGATGAAGACAAAATGATGTGGAAATCGGGTAACATCCATATCAAAGGTCGTTTGAACATTGAATCTGATAAACCTGAACTGGCGCAGTTCCTGCGCAACATGTTCTTTACCGATGCTCAACTTGCCGATCTGATGCTTCAGGTCAAGGAATCTGATGCAACTGAAGAAGAAGTGGCAAGAAAATGGATGGCTGAAAATGAAGACCTGATCAGTTCCTGGATTCCTGAATAA
- a CDS encoding proline/glycine betaine ABC transporter permease, with protein MIDLKIGKGFEAIITWLTANLGPVFDAISNAISGLLQAFEGLLLWPHPMIVIVLFTILAWITAKRGIALFTLIGMFLIYNMGFWQATMETLSLVITAVFIALVVAIPIGIWASKSEVVERIVRPILDFMQTLPAFVYLIPAVLFFKLGAVPGVVATLIFSLPPAVRLTNLGIRQVPKEIKEAAVSFGSSPSQILFKAEIPVALPTILAGVNQTIMLALSMVVIAGMIGAGGLGNEVLKGITQLKIGLGFESGISIVILAIFLDRVTQALGQSTQNK; from the coding sequence ATGATTGATTTAAAAATAGGAAAAGGATTTGAAGCAATCATCACCTGGTTGACCGCGAATCTGGGTCCTGTATTCGATGCGATCAGCAATGCAATATCCGGTCTTTTACAGGCTTTTGAAGGTCTGTTGTTATGGCCGCATCCCATGATTGTCATTGTACTTTTTACAATTTTGGCATGGATAACGGCAAAGCGCGGTATTGCACTCTTTACACTGATTGGAATGTTTCTGATCTACAATATGGGATTTTGGCAAGCCACAATGGAAACCCTGTCGCTGGTCATTACAGCGGTATTTATTGCTTTGGTTGTCGCAATCCCCATAGGAATCTGGGCATCCAAGAGTGAAGTTGTTGAACGCATTGTTCGTCCGATCCTTGACTTTATGCAGACTCTGCCGGCATTTGTTTATTTAATACCGGCCGTGCTGTTCTTTAAACTGGGCGCGGTTCCGGGAGTGGTTGCAACACTTATTTTTTCACTCCCGCCGGCTGTACGTCTCACCAATCTGGGCATTCGACAGGTGCCCAAGGAAATTAAAGAAGCAGCCGTCTCATTCGGGTCAAGTCCGTCCCAGATTTTATTCAAAGCTGAAATTCCCGTGGCTCTGCCCACCATTCTGGCTGGTGTAAACCAGACCATCATGCTGGCTTTGTCCATGGTTGTCATCGCCGGTATGATCGGCGCGGGCGGCCTGGGTAACGAGGTGTTGAAAGGGATTACCCAGCTGAAAATCGGGTTGGGTTTTGAAAGCGGTATATCAATTGTCATTTTAGCGATATTTCTCGACCGTGTTACACAAGCATTAGGTCAATCAACTCAAAACAAATAA